Within Archocentrus centrarchus isolate MPI-CPG fArcCen1 unplaced genomic scaffold, fArcCen1 scaffold_107_ctg1, whole genome shotgun sequence, the genomic segment CACCCCCACCTTCTCCGGAGCAGACTGAAGACAGAGAGGAATGCGTGGATCATCAAGAGCTTTGTACTCACTTCCATTCCTCAGCCACACAGTCCAGAAACCATCCTGAGGTCTCAGTCTGATTTTTCCCTCCCTGTTGATGGACTCTGTGGCGACTCCTAAATCCCAGTCAGTCTTTCCTTTAACCTGAACCTTAAAGTAAAATCTGCCTGCAGAGAAACTCTGAGTtcctaaaacacaaacacagtcagaaAATCTCTCTGGGTTGTCTGGAAGTTTCTTGCTCACAACGCCACAGTGAACTTTTTTTCCATCATCAGACAGGATGAGAGCAGCATGTGCTGTATCAGGATCAAGAGTCACATCCACTGCATGCTgctggatcttcttcagctcagcctcaaACAGCTTCTTCTTCATGCCTTTCCTGAGTGTCTCCTCCAGCTGAGCCACAGCTCTCACCACAGTCCCCTCATGTGTTTGGTGGATGTTGACCTTTGTCCAGTCCTTGGTAGGTGGAGCAGCTTTGGTGGACAAGAAGctctggaggaggtggaggtggtcttTTGAgagtgagagctgctccagctcagAGCTTCTCTTCATCAGCTCAGAGATTTCCTTTTCCAGATCTTTGATCAAACCTTCAGCCTGTTTctctgttgtttcctgtttgtcttcGATCTCCTTTATGAGCTCGTTCAGGCCTCTGTCAACAGACTCCTTCACAGCAGTGAAGACCTGAACAccttctgctttctctctgtctgcagcatctTTGCTCATCTTCACCGACTCTTTGATCTCCTCAATCTTCAGTCGTCTCTTCTGGATCATCTGCTGAATTTCAGACTCAGTCTTCCTCAGCTCTGCCTTCTTTCCTTCATATTCTTCTATCAGAGGAACAAACTCATGGTTCTTGTGGTCAAAAACAGAGCAGAGTGTGCAGACACATGTCTGGTCggttttacagaacagctccagAGGTTTATCATGCTTCATACACATCATGCCTTCCAGGTTCTCCACAGGCTCCACCAGCTGATGTCTTTTCAGACGTGAAGCGGTCAGATGAGGCTCCAGGTGAGTCTGACAGTAGGAGAGcagacacaccaggcaggacttcAGGGCCTTCAGTTTGGTTCCAGTGCAGACGTCACAGGGAACTTCTCCTGGTTTGGCAGCTTgttgctctgagctgctgctgttggcttTCTGCTGAGCTTCACACCACAACTGAGCAACCACCTCAGAGAGCAATGTGTTAACATGAAGCTCAGGTCTCATCTTGAACACCTTTGTACACAAGGGACACTGAGACACGACATTTACGTCCCAGTGCTGAGTGATGCAATTCTTGCAGAAGTTGTGTCCGCACGGTGTGCTGACTGGATCAGTGAACACATCCACACAGATGGAGCACAGAAACTGATCTTCAGATCGCAGATTGCTGGCAGCAGCCATGTCTGCACTCTGAGGGAGAAAGACAAGAAACatgtttggtttgaacttcagttttcatttcattcaaaaaAGAAACCATGTCAGTATTGTACTCTTTACTTATGTCTatcagtggtttgagtcattgATGCTCTGCTGTGATGGGATTTATGTTCTCATAAAAAGCAAAGTGATGAGAAGTTGAAGCAGTTCAACCCTCTGTATGACCAGAGAGTAAAAGGTGTGGAAATTGCCCAAATTACACAAATTTTGGTGGCAGCAGCATACTAGCTGATTTTCAGGATGGTTCTTCAACAAtctttgatgtattttttttatcccaaaaagcaacaaaatctgagcataaaaatgtgacaaatgatgGAAGAAATACTCAGAGGTGATGATGAGGAGATTGAGCTGCAATCTGCTGTGTATACACTGTGTACATTTTGActatatattgtatatttcagattttttattgAACACGCTCTTTGCACAGTTTCAGTTCTCCATCTGTATATTCAGCAGAAACTGACAATAAAAGTTGAGTTGGGTTGAGAAAGCTTTTACCCCTCAAGCTAATAGTGCTGATGGGGTGTTGTCATCACCCTGCTGGGAGGGCGGCCAgttttcaactttgtgaatgcGATACCTCAAGAACCATGTGACCCACGATGTTCAAATTGATGCCAGGAAGAACCAggaatgctaaaatcataataagtATAAAACATTGAAAATACTCTAACTGTCTGTAATTggcatagatagatagatagatagatagatagatagatagatagatagatagatagatagatagatagatagatagacagacagacagacagacagacagacagacagacagacagacagacagacagatagatagatagatagatagatagatagatagatagatagatagatagatagatagatagatagatagatagatagatagatagatagatagacagacagagacagacagacagacagacagacagacagacagacagacagatagatagatagatagatagatagatagatagatagatagatagatagatagatagatagatagatagattttattagtcccacaagggaaattattgttattataatgGTAGGAATGAAAAACGCTCTTTATGGCAGCGAGGTTGAATCagtctgagggagaaggagTTCTGCTGCCTCGGcagtgtggagtggagtgggtCAGATGGGTTGTCCGTAATGaagagcagtttgttcagtgacctcctgtccCTCACTGACTCAAACATCTCCAAATTCTTAACTATGATTGTTCCAGCCTTGCGAATCAGTTTGTTGATCTTGCTGACATCCCTGGCACTGATGCTGCCTGTACTCTGACTCCTGCCCAAACTCAGTACACACctttgagatttttagtagattaATGAACAGTGATCAGCGCAGTCCTGAGCAGTGCTGCAGTGACACTGCTTCAAACAGCAGCTCCATGTTTCGGCTGTGGATCTGTGGCTACATGAGCAGATCTCTACTGAACCAGTGTGACTGTGATGAGTCAGCATGAAATGAACAGAGTGAAGTGAAGATTAGTGTGGACACAGGAAATGTGATCAGCTGCACTCACCACTGTTGCTGAGAGGAACCCGATGCACTCGATGAATCTTCTTTTAGAGACAAACAGAACTCGACTGCAGCTCTCACACTTTAAGGTTCGCTTCTGGAAAATGACGCAGTACTTTCAGGCGTTGCTCCGCCTCTA encodes:
- the LOC115775354 gene encoding E3 ubiquitin-protein ligase TRIM21-like; protein product: MAAASNLRSEDQFLCSICVDVFTDPVSTPCGHNFCKNCITQHWDVNVVSQCPLCTKVFKMRPELHVNTLLSEVVAQLWCEAQQKANSSSSEQQAAKPGEVPCDVCTGTKLKALKSCLVCLLSYCQTHLEPHLTASRLKRHQLVEPVENLEGMMCMKHDKPLELFCKTDQTCVCTLCSVFDHKNHEFVPLIEEYEGKKAELRKTESEIQQMIQKRRLKIEEIKESVKMSKDAADREKAEGVQVFTAVKESVDRGLNELIKEIEDKQETTEKQAEGLIKDLEKEISELMKRSSELEQLSLSKDHLHLLQSFLSTKAAPPTKDWTKVNIHQTHEGTVVRAVAQLEETLRKGMKKKLFEAELKKIQQHAVDVTLDPDTAHAALILSDDGKKVHCGVVSKKLPDNPERFSDCVCVLGTQSFSAGRFYFKVQVKGKTDWDLGVATESINREGKIRLRPQDGFWTVWLRNGSEYKALDDPRIPLCLQSAPEKVGVFVDYEEGLVSFYDVDAAALIYSFTGCSFTQKLHPFFSPSLNNDGKNSAPLIICPVNQTESI